Genomic segment of Passer domesticus isolate bPasDom1 unplaced genomic scaffold, bPasDom1.hap1 HAP1_SCAFFOLD_180, whole genome shotgun sequence:
GAACGTTCCCGGCGCCGTTATCCTGGGGGGATTGcaggaatttttttggattttggggagatttttttgtggagaatttttttaatttttggggatttttggaggaatttttgggttcttttttgcaaattttggggaatttttagggtttttttgacattttttagtggttttttgagaatttttgaggaattttgggggaatttttggggtatctttgggaggttttgggattattttttaggaaatttttataacattttttttttaatttttggggattttttggtcaattttggggaattttttttttttttttgtccatttttttgaattttttttgaattttttttatttttttggtgatttttggggaattttttggacattttgtgaggaatttttttctgcttaattttctgaattttttttttcccctccccagaaGATTTTGGGGGCTCCCCCGACCCCGACTCCCACCGGAAGCTTCTGGAACGTTCCCGGCGCCGTTTCCGGGCCGCCGACGAGGACGGCGACGGGCGGCTGGGGCCCGACGAGCTCGACGCCTTCCTGCACCCCGAGGACTTCCCCCGGCTCCAGGACCTCGTGGTGCAGgtgagaattcccaaaattccaaaaattcccaaaaatttggggaaaaaatcgCGAAAACCGCActcaaaaatgacaaaaaatgggatttctagaggtttttttgtggatttttagggattttttggggattttttgggattttgggactTCCCCCGGCTCCAGGACCTCGTGGTGCAGgtgagaattcccaaaattccccaaattcccaaaaatttggggaaaaaatcgCGAAAACCGCGCTCAAAACGGaccaaaaatgggatttttagggcttttttagggattttttggggatttttttgggttttgggacTTCCCCCGGCTCCAGGACCTCGTGGTGCAGgtgagaattcccaaaattccaaaaattcccaaaaatttgggTAAAAAAATCGCGAAAACTGCGCTCAAAACAGaccaaaaatgggatttttaggaggtttttagggatttttttttaattttggggattttttgaggaatttttggTGAAATTTTTAGGAGTTTTGGAGGTGTAGGtgagaattcccaaaaattccccaaattcccaaaaaaaaaacatgaaaaccacgcccaaaaatgacaaaaaattggatttttaaggattttttaaataatttttttgggacatttggggcatttttttgggattttggcaaGCTTTTAGGGGTTTTGGTGGTGCAGatgaaaattcccaaaattccaaaaattcccaaaaaatcctggaaaaaataGTGAAAACCACGCTCAAAACAGACCAAAAATTGGATTTTTAGAGTGTTTTTGGAgaattttttgtgaatttttaggggttttggTGGTGCAGGTGagaattccccaaattccaaaaattcccaaaaatttggggaaaaaaatcactcaaACCGCGCTCAAAACGgacaaaaaatgggatttttagggattttttggggatttttaggggttattctggggaattttggggtttttttagggatCTTGGTGGTGCAGGTGAAAATTcctaaaattccaaaaaaaatctcaaaatttccccaaaaaatctcaaaaatttgGGGTCAAAGTGGcgaaaaatttgatttttagggattttttaaataatttttttttattttggggttttttttagggatCTTGGTGGTGCAGgtgagaattcccaaaattccaaaaattcGGGTAGAAAATCACAAAAACTGCGCTCAAAACGGaccaaaaatgggatttttggggatttttttagggatttttttgggatttttttgggattttttttttaattttgagattttatttttttaatttttgggcaaatttccaggaattttttggagatttttttcaacatttttggggaaatttccaggaattttttgaggattttttttaaattttttgtgaCATCTTCCCGGAATTTTGGGGCCTTTTGGGGAtgaattttggggcatttttgggaggaattttggggcaaattcccaaattttttcCCCAGGAGACGATCGAGGACCTGGACCGGGACGGGGACGGATTCATCCAGGTGGACGAGTACATCGgtgaggggaatttgggggaattttggggaatttggggaatttttaggaatgattttgaaattttaagaatttggggaaatttgggagaattttgggggatttttggggattttttggggatttttcttgaatttttggggattttttggagtttttgagggattattttgggatttttattgaatttttggggggattttttgggaattttggggcatttttgggcatttttttgaatttttgggggattttcttggattttttgaggggaaaattgggaaattttggggaatttggggaatttttaggaatgattttgaaattttaagaatttggggaaatttgggagaattttgggggatttttgggcattttttgggggatttttcttgaatttttggggattttttggggattttttggagtttttgagggattattttgggatttttattgaatttttggggggattttttgggaattttggggcatttttgggcattttttttaatttttgggggattttcttggattttttgaggggaaaattgggaaattttggggaatttggggaatttttaggaatgattttgaaattttaagaatttggggaaatttgggagaattttgggggatttttgggggatttttcttgaatttttgggcattttttggAGTTTTTGAGGGattattttgggaaatttttttttaatttttggggggattttttgagaattttgtggcatttttgggcattttttttggaaattttgggggattttcttggattttttttgaggGCTTATTTCGGGatttttttgaattttggggggatttttggggtgtttttgtggaattttggggcatttttgtgggttttttgtggctTTCTTTGAGTTtcattttttggggaatttttgggatttttttttgggattattttatgggattttttggggggttttgggtctTTCTTAGTGGGGTTGTTTGGGGATCATttgaggaatttttggggattttggggggatttttttgaggttttttgggtatttttggggggtgttttggggttcttttctgggtttttttgggtggtttttagggttttttcaggatttttgagttatattttggggtattttttcagctttttttgtgtttttttggggttttttgggatatttttggagggtttttggaggaatttttggggtttttttgagcaacttttggggattttggggggtgttttttgtggaattttgggggattttttggggctttttttgagattttttggggatgttttgggggaattttgaattttttgacagtttttttttttggaggattttttgagggtttttttgggattttggggggttctttgaggtttttttggggtgtttttgtggaattttgggggatgtTTTAGGGgctttttggggcttttttggggatattttgggatgttttgggggaattttgggtttttgtgaggggttttttgggggatttttgggaaatttttttgagttttttttaattttgggagattttttgagggttttttcttgggattttggggggttctttgattttttttcttggggattttgtgggtgtttttggtggaattttgggggattttttaaggattttttgaggattttttggggcttttttgaggttttttgggattttggggggattttgtggtttttttggggattttttgggaattttggggaattttttgtgGACTCaccttttctcttcttcccccCCAGCTGATTTATTCGAGGGCCCCCCCGgctcccccgagccccccgaaATCCAACGGGAACGGGAGCAATTCCTAAAAATCCGGGATCGGGACCGGGACGGGCGCCTGGGACCCCCCGAGGTGAAACTTTGGctcagcccccccagccccgacTGGGCCGGGGTGGAGGCCGAGCACCTCATCCACCACGCCGACCTGGACCTGgtgagaattcccaaaattcccaaaaaatcccaaaattcccaaaaaaatcccaaaaatttggggtttcagggccattttggggcatttttaggggattttaaggggttttggggtgattttgggacaattttgggtggttttggggttgaAGTTGAGCACCTGATCCACCACGCCGACCTGGACCAGGTGagcattcccaaaattcccaaaaaatccaaaattcccaaaaaaatcccccaaaatttggggtttcGGGACCATTTTAGGGCTTTTTGAAGGAGTTTTGGGAcaattttgggtggttttggggttgaAGTTGAGCACCTGATCCACCACGCCGACCTGGACCAGgtg
This window contains:
- the LOC135292024 gene encoding LOW QUALITY PROTEIN: reticulocalbin-3-like (The sequence of the model RefSeq protein was modified relative to this genomic sequence to represent the inferred CDS: inserted 1 base in 1 codon) translates to MDADASGAVSRQELRAWILRRHRGSRQEALRSESARLDRDRDGVVTWEEYRTESFGDTEDFGGSPDPDSHRKLLERSRRRFRAADEDGDGRLGPDELDAFLHPEDFPRLQDLVVQETIEDLDRDGDGFIQVDEYIADLFEGPPGSPEPPEIQREREQFLKIRDRDRDGRLGPPEVKLWLSPPSPDWAGVEAEHLIHHADLDLDGALSREEILGRWELFXGSRATDYGQDLHRAHDEL